In Halomarina salina, one DNA window encodes the following:
- a CDS encoding 50S ribosomal protein L37e codes for MTGAGTPSQGKKNTKTHVKCRRCGEKSYHKKKKVCASCGFGKTAKRRGYEWQSKKNE; via the coding sequence ATGACTGGCGCAGGAACACCTTCACAGGGGAAGAAGAACACGAAAACACACGTCAAATGCCGCCGGTGCGGCGAGAAGTCCTACCACAAGAAGAAGAAGGTCTGTGCGTCCTGTGGCTTCGGCAAGACCGCCAAGCGCCGGGGCTACGAGTGGCAGTCGAAGAAGAACGAGTAA
- a CDS encoding zinc-dependent metalloprotease, producing MNLFRAVRAVSEASGDGPVDWHAVGEAAKAATDPGDLDLSPAQQQAYADDVKAAHRRIEEVAGVEFDLPDTVELHHRHHWIDANVPTFRRVLDELDVGPAVVPGVARTLNTGSIAASVGFLANHVLGQYDPLLLSDHDEHRLYFVHPNIVKVADMLDADFPRFRRWIAFHEVSHAAEFGAAPWLDDHLESLIQDTLEDISAIQFDRSDLKEIDTTMTAVEGYAELLMDQTFDEEYADLRAKLDARRNAGGPISTLFRRLLGLGRKRRQYERGKDFFESVAAARDVQTAAVVWESPDNLPTDEELDNPTRWLRRMDV from the coding sequence ATGAACCTCTTTCGTGCGGTGCGCGCCGTCTCAGAGGCATCCGGTGACGGACCGGTCGACTGGCACGCCGTCGGCGAGGCAGCGAAGGCCGCCACGGACCCCGGCGACCTCGACCTCTCGCCCGCCCAGCAGCAGGCGTACGCCGACGACGTGAAGGCCGCCCACCGCCGCATCGAGGAGGTCGCTGGTGTCGAGTTCGACCTGCCAGACACCGTCGAACTCCACCACCGCCACCACTGGATCGACGCGAACGTCCCGACGTTCCGTCGCGTCCTCGACGAACTGGACGTCGGCCCGGCCGTCGTCCCCGGCGTCGCCCGGACGCTCAACACCGGCTCCATCGCCGCCTCGGTCGGCTTCCTCGCCAACCACGTCCTCGGGCAGTACGACCCGCTCCTCCTCTCGGACCACGACGAGCACCGCCTCTACTTCGTCCATCCGAACATCGTCAAGGTCGCCGACATGCTCGACGCCGACTTCCCGCGATTCCGGCGCTGGATCGCCTTCCACGAGGTGAGCCACGCCGCCGAGTTCGGGGCCGCCCCGTGGCTCGACGACCACCTCGAATCGCTCATCCAGGACACGCTGGAGGACATCTCGGCCATCCAGTTCGACCGCTCGGACCTGAAGGAGATCGACACCACGATGACCGCCGTCGAGGGGTACGCCGAACTCCTGATGGACCAGACGTTCGACGAGGAGTACGCCGACCTCCGGGCGAAACTCGACGCCCGACGCAACGCGGGCGGCCCCATCTCGACGCTGTTCCGCCGCCTGCTCGGTCTCGGGCGCAAGCGCCGCCAGTACGAACGCGGCAAGGACTTCTTCGAGTCTGTCGCGGCCGCCCGCGACGTCCAGACCGCCGCCGTCGTCTGGGAGTCCCCGGACAACCTCCCGACCGACGAGGAACTCGACAACCCGACGCGGTGGCTCCGCCGGATGGACGTCTGA
- the purF gene encoding amidophosphoribosyltransferase, with product MMHSGPREKCGVVGIALDDRAASRPLYYALYALQHRGQESAGIVTHDGFQQYDHVGMGLVGDAFEEADLDGLHGTVGIGHVRYPTAGSVDTSCAQPFSVSFKSGSLGLSHNGNLVNATEVREAIAERGHAFTSDGDTEVIAHDLARNLLDGDLVRAVRRTMDRIHGSYALTIMHDDTVVGVRDPEGNRPLCIGELPDGYVLASESAAIDTLDGELIRDVKPGELVVLEPDGSGYETYQLVDRDRTAHCFFEHVYFARPDSVIDGSLVYETRRDLGRALWEESGVDTDVVMPVPDSGRAFATGYAEASQENGADVEFAEGLMKNRYVGRTFIMPTQDARERAVRLKLNPIRSTVEGRTVTLIDDSIVRGTTSNQLVDLLRDAGAEEVHMRIGAPPIAAPCYMGIDMATREELIAAGQDVEDIQEDIGADSLAYLSVDAIAEALTEGRDDLCLGCITGEYPYDIDGEATDRDVTRPSVTPSAADD from the coding sequence ATGATGCACTCCGGGCCGCGCGAGAAGTGCGGCGTCGTCGGCATCGCTCTCGACGACCGGGCGGCGTCCAGACCGCTCTACTACGCCCTGTACGCTCTCCAGCACCGCGGGCAGGAGTCGGCTGGTATCGTCACCCACGACGGGTTCCAGCAGTACGACCACGTCGGGATGGGACTGGTCGGCGACGCGTTCGAGGAGGCCGACCTCGACGGCCTCCACGGCACCGTCGGCATCGGCCACGTCCGCTACCCGACGGCGGGGAGCGTCGACACCTCCTGCGCACAGCCGTTCTCCGTCTCGTTCAAGAGCGGGTCGCTCGGCCTCTCGCACAACGGCAACCTCGTCAACGCTACCGAGGTCCGCGAGGCCATCGCCGAACGCGGCCACGCGTTCACCAGCGACGGCGACACCGAGGTCATCGCCCACGACCTGGCCCGGAACCTGCTCGACGGTGACCTCGTCCGCGCGGTCCGGCGCACGATGGACCGCATCCACGGGTCGTACGCGCTCACCATCATGCACGACGACACCGTCGTCGGCGTGCGCGACCCGGAGGGCAACCGCCCGCTCTGCATCGGCGAACTCCCGGACGGCTACGTGCTCGCCTCCGAGTCGGCGGCCATCGACACGCTCGACGGGGAACTGATACGCGACGTGAAGCCCGGCGAACTCGTCGTCCTCGAACCGGACGGCTCGGGGTACGAGACCTACCAACTCGTCGACCGCGACCGAACCGCCCACTGCTTCTTCGAACACGTCTACTTCGCCCGGCCCGACTCCGTCATCGACGGGTCGCTCGTCTACGAGACGCGCCGGGACCTCGGCCGCGCGCTCTGGGAGGAGTCGGGCGTCGACACCGACGTCGTGATGCCCGTCCCCGACTCCGGGCGCGCGTTCGCCACGGGTTACGCCGAGGCATCGCAAGAGAACGGAGCCGACGTCGAGTTCGCGGAGGGGTTGATGAAGAACCGTTACGTCGGCCGGACGTTCATCATGCCGACGCAGGACGCCCGCGAGCGGGCGGTCCGCCTGAAGCTCAACCCCATCCGCTCGACCGTCGAGGGTCGGACCGTGACGCTCATCGACGACTCCATCGTCCGCGGCACCACCTCGAACCAGCTCGTCGACCTGCTGCGCGACGCGGGCGCGGAGGAGGTCCACATGCGTATCGGTGCGCCGCCCATCGCCGCACCCTGCTACATGGGCATCGACATGGCGACCCGCGAGGAACTCATCGCAGCGGGGCAGGACGTCGAGGACATCCAGGAGGACATCGGCGCGGACTCGCTGGCGTACCTCTCGGTCGACGCCATCGCCGAGGCGCTCACCGAGGGCCGCGACGACCTCTGTCTCGGCTGCATCACCGGCGAGTACCCCTACGACATCGACGGCGAGGCGACCGACCGTGACGTGACGCGGCCGTCCGTGACGCCGTCGGCCGCCGACGACTGA
- a CDS encoding HalOD1 output domain-containing protein, with amino-acid sequence MSSHEVSYGESTPVYAVVVEAVAAEKGVDPLSLKPPLYDVLDPEALDALYDATSETSSHVQVVFSYADCTVTVNANGTVDVGS; translated from the coding sequence ATGAGTTCTCACGAGGTCTCGTACGGAGAGTCCACGCCCGTCTACGCCGTGGTCGTCGAGGCGGTCGCCGCGGAGAAGGGAGTCGACCCGCTCTCGCTCAAGCCACCGCTCTACGACGTGCTCGACCCCGAGGCGCTCGACGCGCTCTACGACGCCACCTCGGAGACGTCGTCCCACGTTCAGGTCGTCTTCTCCTACGCCGACTGCACGGTCACCGTGAACGCGAACGGGACTGTCGATGTCGGGAGCTAA
- a CDS encoding LSM domain-containing protein — MPGRPLDVLEESLGEEVTVNLKGGEVYSGSLTGYDQHMNLVVEDEDNVTIIRGDNVVSITP; from the coding sequence ATGCCCGGTCGTCCGCTCGACGTACTCGAAGAATCGCTCGGTGAGGAAGTGACGGTGAATCTGAAAGGTGGGGAGGTGTACTCGGGGTCGTTGACCGGCTACGACCAGCACATGAACCTCGTCGTCGAGGACGAGGACAACGTAACGATTATCCGCGGCGATAACGTCGTCTCGATAACTCCATGA
- a CDS encoding M20/M25/M40 family metallo-hydrolase, whose product MDESQRTFLDDLLTTASPSGFETPATRVWVDYVSTFADEVTVDPYGNAVATVEGPGDASVAFGGHADEIGFIVRDVDDDGFLSLSRIGGSDRTVTRGQHVTVHADDPVHGVVGQTAIHVREDDGDGPPDVENQYVDIGATSREEAVERVEVGDPVTFSSGVQDLLGTRLAGRGVDNRVGVWAAAEGLRRASERGTDATVHAVATIQEEVGYEGARMVGVDLDVDAFVAVDVTHATDAPGAPTDRTSPVSLGDGPVVARGSTNHPGLVDGVRETAAGEGIDVQLQAAGSSTGTDADAMFTVGGPTPSLNLGVPNRYMHTPVEVVDTRDLDELADLLGAVGTRVEGYDLGPGF is encoded by the coding sequence GTGGACGAGTCTCAACGCACCTTCCTCGACGACCTGTTGACGACCGCCTCGCCGTCGGGGTTCGAGACGCCCGCCACCCGCGTCTGGGTCGACTACGTCTCGACGTTCGCCGACGAGGTGACGGTCGACCCCTACGGCAACGCGGTGGCGACCGTCGAGGGGCCGGGTGACGCGAGCGTCGCCTTCGGCGGCCACGCCGACGAGATCGGGTTCATCGTGCGCGACGTCGACGACGACGGCTTCCTCTCGCTGTCGCGCATCGGCGGGTCCGACCGGACCGTCACCCGCGGGCAGCACGTCACCGTCCACGCGGACGACCCGGTCCACGGGGTCGTCGGCCAGACGGCCATCCACGTCCGCGAGGACGACGGTGACGGCCCTCCGGACGTCGAGAACCAGTACGTCGACATCGGGGCGACGAGTCGCGAGGAGGCCGTCGAACGGGTCGAGGTCGGTGACCCCGTCACGTTCTCCAGTGGCGTGCAGGACCTCCTCGGCACCCGACTGGCCGGTCGCGGCGTCGACAACCGCGTGGGGGTCTGGGCGGCCGCCGAGGGCCTCCGCCGGGCGAGCGAGCGTGGCACCGACGCGACGGTCCACGCCGTCGCCACCATCCAGGAGGAGGTCGGCTACGAGGGCGCGCGGATGGTCGGCGTCGACCTCGACGTCGACGCGTTCGTCGCCGTCGACGTGACCCACGCGACGGACGCCCCTGGCGCACCGACCGACCGGACCTCGCCCGTCTCCCTCGGCGACGGCCCCGTCGTCGCCCGTGGGTCGACGAACCACCCCGGCCTCGTCGACGGCGTCCGGGAGACGGCCGCGGGCGAGGGTATCGACGTGCAGTTGCAGGCGGCGGGGAGTTCGACGGGGACCGACGCCGACGCGATGTTCACGGTCGGCGGCCCGACGCCCTCGCTCAACCTGGGGGTTCCGAACCGCTACATGCACACGCCCGTCGAGGTGGTCGACACGAGGGACCTCGACGAACTGGCGGACCTGCTGGGAGCCGTGGGTACTCGGGTCGAGGGGTACGACCTCGGTCCCGGGTTCTAA
- a CDS encoding acyl-CoA synthetase produces MAWHVTLDGSYEECRDSFEWSFPDGYNLAHDLVRKHEDTDRPALFQAYPDGRRETYTFDDLDRLSNRLANGLRERGIGRGDRVAVVCPQRPENLLTHLACWKLGAVSIPLSVLFGPDSLRYRLGDSGASAVVADPQVSDAVATVADDLDDLTHVVEATDGDLEDAGTPTDGTTAFADLLAADDAFAIAETDHETPAVVLYTSGSTGPPKGVLHGHGLWAGHCPAFTMYFERDLDGVYWTPADWAWIGALGDLLFPALHYGQPVVGYPMGTFDPETAFEVLAEFDVTGSFLPPTAIRMMMRVDAPADRYDLSLRAICSGGEPLTAEILAWADEELSGTVVNELYGQTEANLLVTNCREWFPAEAGSMGKPVPGHDVAVLDPETGEEQARGEVGEFAVRRAGDPVVFQEYWNAPEKTAAATVTDPDGEEWHRTGDLGRRDEDGYCWFKSRDDDVIITSGYRVGPGEVENAILDHSDVAQVGVVGVPDETRGERIKAFVQPVEDVTGDDHLREAIQDRVRDGLAKYEYPREVEFVDELPQTTTGKIQRRKLRDDDEEE; encoded by the coding sequence ATGGCCTGGCACGTCACCCTCGACGGGAGCTACGAGGAGTGTCGCGACTCCTTCGAGTGGTCGTTCCCCGACGGCTACAACCTCGCACACGACCTGGTCCGGAAGCACGAGGACACCGACCGCCCGGCGCTGTTCCAGGCGTACCCGGACGGCCGCCGCGAGACGTACACGTTCGACGACCTCGACCGCCTGTCGAACCGCCTCGCGAACGGACTGCGCGAGCGAGGCATCGGCCGGGGGGACCGCGTCGCCGTCGTCTGTCCACAGCGCCCCGAGAACCTCCTGACCCACCTCGCGTGCTGGAAACTCGGAGCCGTCTCGATTCCGCTGTCCGTCCTGTTCGGCCCCGATTCGCTGCGCTACCGACTGGGAGACAGCGGCGCGTCCGCGGTGGTGGCCGACCCGCAGGTGAGCGACGCCGTCGCGACGGTCGCCGACGACCTCGACGACCTGACGCACGTCGTCGAGGCGACCGACGGCGACCTCGAGGACGCTGGAACACCGACCGACGGGACCACCGCGTTCGCGGACCTCCTCGCCGCGGACGACGCGTTCGCCATCGCCGAGACGGACCACGAGACGCCCGCCGTCGTCCTCTACACCAGCGGCTCGACCGGACCGCCGAAGGGGGTCCTCCACGGCCACGGTCTCTGGGCGGGCCACTGCCCGGCGTTCACGATGTACTTCGAGCGCGACCTGGACGGGGTCTACTGGACGCCCGCCGACTGGGCGTGGATCGGGGCGCTGGGGGACCTTCTCTTCCCGGCGCTGCACTACGGCCAACCGGTCGTCGGCTATCCGATGGGGACGTTCGACCCGGAGACGGCGTTCGAGGTGCTGGCGGAGTTCGACGTGACGGGGTCGTTCCTCCCCCCGACCGCCATCCGGATGATGATGCGCGTCGACGCGCCCGCCGACCGCTACGACCTCTCGCTGCGCGCCATCTGTTCGGGCGGTGAGCCGCTCACCGCCGAGATTCTGGCGTGGGCCGACGAGGAACTGTCGGGAACGGTCGTCAACGAACTGTACGGCCAGACCGAGGCGAACCTGCTGGTGACCAACTGCCGGGAGTGGTTCCCCGCCGAGGCCGGGAGCATGGGGAAGCCCGTCCCCGGCCACGACGTGGCGGTCCTCGACCCCGAGACGGGTGAGGAGCAGGCTCGCGGCGAGGTCGGCGAGTTCGCCGTCCGCCGTGCGGGCGACCCGGTCGTGTTCCAGGAGTACTGGAACGCGCCCGAGAAGACCGCCGCGGCGACCGTGACCGACCCCGACGGCGAGGAGTGGCACCGCACCGGCGACCTCGGACGGCGCGACGAGGACGGCTACTGCTGGTTCAAGTCCCGCGACGACGACGTCATCATCACCAGCGGCTACCGCGTCGGCCCCGGCGAGGTGGAGAACGCCATCCTCGACCACTCCGACGTGGCCCAGGTGGGCGTCGTCGGCGTCCCCGACGAGACTCGCGGCGAGCGCATCAAGGCGTTCGTCCAGCCGGTCGAGGACGTCACGGGCGACGACCACCTCCGCGAGGCGATTCAGGACCGCGTGCGCGACGGCCTGGCGAAGTACGAGTACCCCCGCGAGGTCGAGTTCGTCGACGAACTCCCGCAGACGACGACCGGGAAGATACAGCGGCGGAAGCTCCGAGACGACGACGAGGAGGAGTGA
- a CDS encoding DUF7563 family protein, whose amino-acid sequence MSECENCGSFVTEAYVRVFAPPTMETVRVCPNCEDKLRDGADVRKARSSRGN is encoded by the coding sequence ATGTCCGAATGCGAAAACTGTGGGTCGTTCGTGACCGAAGCGTACGTCCGAGTGTTCGCGCCGCCGACGATGGAGACGGTTCGGGTCTGCCCGAACTGCGAGGACAAACTCCGTGACGGCGCGGACGTCCGGAAGGCGCGCTCCTCACGCGGCAACTGA